Proteins from a single region of Fusobacterium gonidiaformans ATCC 25563:
- a CDS encoding AEC family transporter produces the protein MENLILAINVVLPILIILTIGYVLKYFNMVDTHSLNKMNSLVFRVFMSSLLFINIYRLDAEAVFQLKNLRFILFPVLGVFCMIFLSYLVYSRTIKDSKKCSVMIQAAYRGNFVLFGIPIASTLYGEEALGITSLLLAAVIPTFNLTAILLLEFYRGEKIKLSKLVSSTYKNPLLLASTLAIICLLLDIHIPNILEVTISSLAKVATPLAFIVLGGSLEMKSVKKHWKYLLTANVVKLMVFPFLLIVASHFLSFTSMEITAFLAATACPAAVASFTMAKEMDADGDLAGEIVVTTSAFSIVTIFFWVLILKNIAWI, from the coding sequence ATGGAAAATTTAATTCTAGCAATAAATGTAGTATTACCAATTTTAATTATTCTAACGATAGGATATGTTTTAAAATATTTTAATATGGTGGATACCCACTCTTTAAATAAGATGAATAGTTTAGTTTTTCGTGTTTTTATGAGTAGTTTACTGTTTATCAATATTTACCGTTTGGATGCGGAGGCTGTATTTCAGCTGAAAAATCTTAGATTTATTTTATTCCCGGTGCTTGGAGTTTTCTGTATGATTTTTTTGAGTTATCTTGTGTATTCAAGAACGATAAAGGATTCTAAAAAATGCTCCGTTATGATTCAGGCTGCTTACCGAGGAAATTTTGTACTGTTTGGAATTCCAATTGCCAGTACTTTGTACGGAGAAGAGGCTTTAGGAATTACCTCTTTATTGTTGGCAGCCGTGATTCCTACCTTTAATTTGACTGCTATTTTATTGTTAGAATTTTATCGAGGAGAAAAGATAAAGCTCTCGAAACTTGTTTCTTCTACTTATAAAAATCCATTATTATTGGCTTCTACCTTAGCAATCATTTGTTTACTTTTAGATATTCATATTCCTAATATTTTAGAAGTGACAATTTCCAGTCTAGCAAAAGTAGCAACTCCTTTGGCATTTATTGTTTTAGGAGGAAGTTTAGAAATGAAAAGTGTGAAGAAACATTGGAAGTATTTATTAACGGCAAATGTGGTGAAACTTATGGTATTTCCTTTTCTTCTAATTGTTGCCTCACATTTTCTTTCCTTCACTTCTATGGAGATAACAGCTTTCTTAGCTGCTACTGCTTGCCCGGCTGCTGTGGCATCTTTTACTATGGCGAAGGAAATGGATGCTGATGGAGACTTAGCAGGAGAAATTGTAGTGACTACGAGTGCTTTTTCGATTGTAACAATCTTTTTCTGGGTTTTGATTTTAAAAAACATTGCTTGGATATAG
- a CDS encoding FMN-binding protein: MYKWQHIRNDGNAIEITDIQVKHEDTPDIGGVAISDLVEKVKAEQSVEVEMVAGASYSSQGFLEAVKEAVAKVPEK; encoded by the coding sequence ATGTACAAGTGGCAGCACATTCGAAATGATGGAAATGCAATTGAGATTACAGATATTCAAGTAAAGCACGAAGATACGCCGGATATTGGAGGAGTAGCAATCTCTGATTTGGTAGAAAAAGTGAAGGCAGAACAAAGTGTAGAAGTGGAAATGGTAGCAGGAGCTTCTTATAGTTCACAAGGATTCTTGGAAGCTGTAAAAGAAGCAGTAGCAAAAGTTCCGGAAAAATAA
- a CDS encoding phosphoglycerate kinase has protein sequence MAKKNIKDLELQGKKVLMRVDFNVPMKDGKITDENRIVAALPTIQYALEQGAKVIAFSHLGKVKTEEDLVSKSLKPVAVRLSELLGKEVKFVAATRGAELETAVNSLQNGEIMMFENTRFEDLDGKKESKNDPELGKYWASLGDVFVNDAFGTAHRAHASNVGISSNIGEGKSAAGFLMEKEIRFIGGAVDAPERPLVAILGGAKVSDKIGVIENLLEKADKVLVGGAMMFTFLKALGKSTGTSLVEEDKVELAKALLEKANGKLILPVDTVVAKEFNNEAAHRTVSVDEVPADEMGLDVGAGTVELFSKEIASAKTVVWNGPMGVFEMPNYAKGTIGVCEAIAHLQGATTIIGGGDSAAAAISLGYADKFTHISTGGGASLEYLEGKVLPGVASISEK, from the coding sequence ATGGCAAAGAAAAATATTAAAGATTTGGAATTACAAGGAAAAAAAGTATTGATGAGAGTGGACTTTAATGTTCCTATGAAAGATGGAAAAATTACTGATGAGAATAGAATTGTGGCAGCTCTTCCAACAATTCAATATGCTTTGGAACAAGGAGCTAAAGTAATTGCTTTTTCACACTTAGGAAAGGTAAAAACAGAAGAAGATCTAGTGTCAAAATCATTGAAACCTGTGGCAGTGAGACTTTCTGAATTATTAGGAAAAGAAGTAAAATTTGTAGCAGCGACTCGAGGAGCAGAATTAGAAACAGCAGTAAATTCTCTACAAAATGGAGAAATTATGATGTTTGAAAATACAAGATTTGAAGATCTTGATGGGAAAAAAGAATCTAAAAATGATCCAGAATTAGGAAAATATTGGGCCTCTTTAGGAGATGTCTTTGTAAATGATGCCTTTGGAACAGCTCATAGAGCTCATGCTTCTAATGTAGGGATTTCTTCTAACATTGGAGAAGGAAAGTCAGCGGCCGGTTTTCTAATGGAAAAAGAAATTCGATTTATCGGTGGAGCAGTAGATGCACCGGAAAGACCTTTGGTTGCGATCTTAGGTGGAGCAAAAGTTTCCGATAAAATTGGAGTCATTGAAAACTTATTAGAAAAAGCGGATAAAGTTTTAGTAGGTGGAGCTATGATGTTCACTTTCTTAAAAGCTTTAGGTAAGAGTACAGGAACTTCTTTAGTGGAAGAAGACAAAGTAGAATTAGCAAAAGCTTTATTAGAAAAAGCAAATGGAAAGTTAATTCTTCCAGTAGATACTGTCGTTGCAAAAGAATTTAATAATGAGGCAGCTCATAGAACTGTATCTGTGGATGAAGTTCCAGCAGATGAAATGGGATTGGATGTAGGAGCAGGAACAGTTGAATTATTTTCAAAAGAAATTGCTTCTGCAAAAACAGTGGTATGGAATGGTCCTATGGGAGTCTTTGAAATGCCAAACTACGCAAAAGGAACCATCGGAGTTTGTGAAGCTATTGCACACTTACAAGGAGCCACAACTATTATTGGTGGGGGAGATTCTGCAGCGGCAGCAATCAGTCTAGGATATGCAGATAAATTTACACATATCTCTACTGGTGGAGGAGCTTCTTTGGAATATTTAGAAGGAAAAGTATTACCGGGAGTTGCTTCTATTTCTGAAAAATAA
- the gap gene encoding type I glyceraldehyde-3-phosphate dehydrogenase gives MSVKVAINGFGRIGRLALRVMSENPEYDVVAINDLTDAKTLAHLFKYDSAQGRFQGTIDVTEEGFVVNGDSIKVFAKANPEELPWKELGIDVVLECTGFFTSKEKAEAHIKAGAKKVVISAPATGDLKTVVYNVNHDILDGSETVISGASCTTNCLAPMAKVLNDNFGIVEGLMTTIHAYTNDQNTLDAPHKKGDLRRARAAAANIVPNTTGAAKAIGLVIPELKGKLDGAAQRVPVITGSITELVTVLEKSVTVEEINAAMKAAANESFGYNDEDIVSSDVIGCRFGSLFDATQTRVMTVGDKQLVKTVSWYDNEMSYTSQLIRTLGAVTKAK, from the coding sequence ATGTCAGTAAAAGTAGCAATTAACGGTTTTGGAAGAATAGGAAGATTAGCATTAAGAGTAATGAGTGAAAATCCTGAATACGATGTTGTAGCCATCAATGACTTAACAGACGCAAAAACTCTAGCACATTTATTTAAATATGATTCAGCACAAGGTAGATTCCAAGGAACTATCGACGTAACAGAAGAAGGATTTGTAGTAAACGGAGATTCTATTAAAGTATTTGCAAAAGCAAACCCAGAAGAATTACCTTGGAAAGAATTGGGAATTGATGTAGTATTAGAATGTACAGGATTCTTTACAAGCAAAGAAAAAGCAGAAGCTCATATTAAAGCAGGAGCGAAAAAAGTTGTTATTTCTGCACCAGCAACTGGAGATTTAAAAACAGTAGTATATAATGTAAACCACGATATATTAGATGGAAGCGAAACAGTAATTTCAGGAGCTTCTTGTACTACAAACTGTTTAGCACCTATGGCAAAAGTATTAAATGATAACTTTGGAATCGTAGAAGGATTAATGACAACGATCCATGCTTATACAAATGACCAAAATACTTTAGATGCTCCACATAAAAAAGGAGATTTAAGAAGAGCAAGAGCGGCAGCGGCAAATATCGTTCCAAATACAACTGGAGCAGCAAAAGCAATTGGATTGGTTATTCCTGAATTAAAAGGAAAATTAGACGGAGCAGCTCAAAGAGTACCTGTAATCACTGGATCTATCACTGAATTAGTAACTGTATTAGAAAAATCTGTAACTGTAGAAGAAATCAATGCAGCTATGAAAGCAGCAGCAAACGAATCTTTCGGATATAACGATGAAGATATCGTATCAAGCGATGTTATCGGATGTAGATTTGGTTCTTTGTTCGATGCAACTCAAACAAGAGTGATGACTGTTGGAGATAAACAATTAGTAAAAACAGTTTCTTGGTATGACAATGAAATGTCTTATACATCTCAATTGATTAGAACTTTAGGAGCAGTTACGAAAGCAAAATAA
- a CDS encoding RluA family pseudouridine synthase encodes MHKYIVEPEYDGYEIGEYLKESKGYSGRGLRKLEIYLNGKKIKNTAKKVRKLNRVFIVEKEKETGIRPMDIPLEIVYEDENLLILNKQANLVTHPTTKKVDATLANGVVAYFLKTTGKTMVPRFYNRLDMNTTGLIIVTKNAYSQAYLQEKTEVRKSYQTIVKGIVEQDEFYITKPIGKVGEDLRRIELAVSEGGQEAKTFVKVLKRFPERNRTLLDVTLFTGRTHQIRAHLSLEGYPIVGDDLYGGADDRIKRQLLHAYRLTFQNPKNGEQQEIMIDLAKDMQDYLNG; translated from the coding sequence TTGCATAAATATATTGTGGAACCAGAATATGATGGTTATGAAATTGGGGAATATCTAAAAGAAAGCAAAGGCTATTCCGGAAGAGGACTTCGGAAATTAGAAATTTATTTGAATGGAAAAAAAATAAAAAATACAGCAAAGAAAGTACGAAAATTAAATCGGGTTTTTATCGTGGAAAAAGAGAAAGAAACAGGAATTCGTCCCATGGATATTCCTTTAGAGATTGTCTATGAAGATGAAAATTTATTGATATTAAATAAGCAAGCAAACTTAGTAACACATCCTACTACCAAAAAAGTGGATGCTACCTTAGCCAATGGAGTGGTTGCTTATTTTTTAAAAACAACAGGGAAAACGATGGTACCAAGATTTTATAATCGATTGGATATGAATACGACAGGATTGATTATCGTGACTAAAAATGCGTATTCTCAAGCTTATTTACAAGAGAAAACGGAAGTTAGAAAATCCTATCAGACCATAGTAAAAGGGATTGTAGAGCAAGATGAATTTTATATTACAAAGCCGATTGGAAAAGTAGGAGAAGATTTGAGAAGAATTGAGTTAGCTGTCAGTGAAGGGGGACAAGAAGCAAAAACATTTGTGAAAGTATTGAAACGTTTTCCGGAGAGAAATAGAACTTTATTGGATGTCACTTTATTTACAGGAAGAACTCATCAAATTCGAGCTCATCTATCTTTGGAGGGGTATCCTATTGTAGGAGATGACTTATATGGAGGAGCAGATGATAGGATAAAGAGACAACTTCTACATGCCTATCGTTTGACTTTTCAAAATCCAAAGAATGGGGAGCAGCAAGAAATTATGATTGATTTGGCGAAGGATATGCAAGATTATTTAAATGGGTAA
- a CDS encoding NAD(P)-binding domain-containing protein, with translation MNIKNFAVIGISHEILSMQEREEVIKQKPRVLFEELFQAGDIKAYVDLSTCLRVEFYLELEENKSLEDIQKRFPVQKGLQSKQGEEALLYLAKVVCGFFSVIKGEDQILAQVKQAYAKALEEEHSSKLCNIIFHKIIELGKKFRSKSNIAHQALSLEAISLRSIRERVPFLQNKKILLLGIGELAQSILALLVKENLSNIYITNRSYHKAEEVSNIYQVNMIDFREKYQWIAEADIIISATSASHIVLEYEKFLQYKQDKEYFMLDLAVPRDIDPRIADLEKIEVLNLDDIWKISKEHSCFREQLLEDYFYILEEQIESIHKALSYYEQK, from the coding sequence ATGAATATCAAAAATTTTGCAGTGATTGGAATTTCTCATGAAATACTTTCTATGCAAGAACGAGAAGAAGTAATCAAACAGAAACCTCGAGTTCTTTTTGAAGAGTTATTCCAAGCCGGAGACATTAAAGCCTATGTGGACCTCTCCACCTGTCTACGAGTGGAATTTTACTTAGAACTCGAAGAAAATAAAAGTCTAGAAGACATTCAAAAACGATTTCCTGTGCAAAAAGGCTTACAAAGTAAGCAAGGAGAAGAGGCACTCCTATATCTAGCAAAAGTCGTTTGCGGTTTTTTCTCTGTAATCAAAGGAGAAGATCAAATTTTAGCACAGGTAAAACAAGCTTATGCAAAAGCACTAGAAGAAGAACATAGCTCCAAATTGTGTAATATTATCTTTCATAAAATCATAGAACTCGGTAAAAAATTTCGTAGTAAAAGCAATATTGCTCATCAAGCTCTTTCTTTAGAGGCGATTAGCCTACGTTCTATTCGAGAAAGAGTCCCATTCTTACAAAATAAGAAAATTTTGTTATTGGGAATTGGAGAACTAGCTCAATCGATTTTAGCTCTTTTAGTGAAAGAAAATTTGTCCAATATTTATATTACCAATCGTAGTTATCATAAAGCAGAAGAAGTTTCAAATATCTATCAAGTCAATATGATAGATTTTCGAGAAAAATACCAATGGATTGCAGAAGCAGATATTATTATTTCAGCGACTTCCGCTTCTCACATTGTCCTAGAATATGAAAAATTCTTACAATATAAACAAGACAAAGAATACTTTATGCTAGACTTAGCCGTACCGCGAGATATTGATCCTCGCATTGCTGACTTAGAAAAGATAGAAGTTTTAAACTTAGATGATATTTGGAAAATTTCCAAAGAACATAGTTGCTTTCGTGAGCAACTTTTGGAGGACTATTTTTATATCTTAGAAGAACAAATCGAAAGTATTCATAAAGCACTTTCGTACTACGAACAAAAATAG
- the hemC gene encoding hydroxymethylbilane synthase, giving the protein MSKQQIILGSRGSILALAQTNWVKEQLEKYHPELSFSIQIIETQGDKDLHSHFGNSQSSLKSFFTKEIEKSLLEGEIDIAVHSMKDVPSVSPAGLICGAIPIREDVRDVLISRSGKPLAELPQGAIIGTSSLRRIQNIKKIRPDLEIKALRGNIHTRLRKLEEEQYDAIILAAAGLKRVKLEEKITEYLDPTIFPPAPAQGALYIQCREKDTEVQKILQSIHNENLEKVLVVEREFSKIFDGGCHTPMGCYSNLQGDTLEFFAMYSHENKRYQTKVVENLSKGKDIARMAAQEIEKMFK; this is encoded by the coding sequence GTGTCGAAGCAACAAATTATATTAGGAAGTCGAGGGAGTATTCTAGCACTTGCTCAAACAAATTGGGTCAAAGAACAGTTGGAAAAATATCATCCGGAACTTTCTTTTAGCATTCAAATCATTGAAACTCAAGGAGACAAAGACTTACATTCCCATTTTGGAAATAGTCAGTCTTCTCTCAAAAGTTTTTTTACCAAAGAAATTGAAAAAAGTTTATTAGAAGGAGAAATTGATATTGCCGTGCACTCGATGAAAGATGTTCCCAGTGTTTCTCCTGCCGGACTTATCTGTGGAGCTATTCCCATTCGGGAAGATGTTCGTGATGTCTTAATCAGTCGCTCCGGAAAACCCTTGGCTGAGCTTCCACAAGGAGCTATCATAGGAACTTCCTCCTTGCGAAGAATCCAAAATATCAAAAAAATTCGACCGGATCTTGAAATTAAAGCCCTTCGTGGAAATATTCATACTCGACTACGAAAATTGGAAGAAGAACAATACGATGCGATTATCTTGGCAGCAGCCGGTTTAAAACGAGTGAAGCTAGAAGAGAAAATTACAGAATATTTAGACCCAACTATCTTTCCTCCTGCTCCTGCTCAAGGAGCTCTTTACATTCAATGTCGAGAAAAGGATACAGAAGTTCAAAAAATACTACAAAGTATTCATAATGAAAATTTAGAAAAAGTGCTTGTTGTCGAAAGAGAGTTTTCTAAAATTTTTGATGGTGGTTGCCATACTCCTATGGGATGTTATTCTAATTTACAAGGAGACACTTTAGAATTTTTTGCGATGTATTCCCATGAAAACAAAAGATACCAAACAAAAGTAGTAGAAAACCTTTCAAAAGGAAAAGACATTGCTAGAATGGCTGCTCAAGAAATTGAAAAAATGTTCAAATAA
- the cobA gene encoding uroporphyrinogen-III C-methyltransferase has translation MKKKVYLVGAGPGDAGLFTLKGKQLLEEADCIIYDRLIPMEILNFAKKDAELIYLGKENTEGGLLQEKINHRLIEKALEGKMVVRLKGGDSFVFGRGGEEILALVEQGIDFEVVPGITSSISVPAYAGIPVTHRDVARSFHVFTGHTMKDGTWHNFEVLAKLEGTLVFLMGVKNLDKIVNGLIQYGRDPETPIAIIEKGATEQQKVHVGTLKNIVTLAKERDVKAPAIIIIGEVVSLQEKLNWFEATKKKKILVTRDIKQAPDFSEKLQKHGFFPIEFPLLEIQKHTLSFLKDFFQKYSVILFNSPNGIRYFLEAIPDLRMIAHCKIGVVGRKTREVAESYKLIPDFMPKEYCVHELAKLSKEYSQEGDHILIFTSDISPCDCEKYSKEYNRKYEKFVLYSTSKKEYSKEEMEQKIKEVDIITLLSSSTVEALYENLEGDLSILEGKQIASIGPVTSKTLRKYGFTVDYEATIYDTNGLVEILKEANNVSKN, from the coding sequence ATGAAAAAGAAAGTATATTTAGTGGGAGCAGGTCCGGGAGATGCAGGACTTTTCACACTAAAAGGAAAGCAACTCTTAGAAGAAGCAGATTGTATTATTTATGATAGATTGATTCCTATGGAAATTTTAAATTTTGCAAAAAAAGATGCAGAGTTGATTTACTTAGGAAAAGAAAATACAGAAGGAGGTCTCCTTCAAGAAAAAATCAATCATCGCTTAATTGAAAAAGCCTTGGAAGGAAAAATGGTAGTTCGATTAAAAGGTGGAGATTCTTTTGTCTTTGGACGAGGCGGAGAAGAAATTTTAGCCTTGGTAGAACAAGGAATTGATTTTGAAGTTGTCCCTGGAATTACCTCTTCCATTTCTGTTCCGGCCTATGCAGGAATTCCTGTAACTCATCGTGATGTTGCAAGGTCTTTTCATGTATTTACAGGACATACTATGAAAGATGGAACTTGGCACAATTTTGAAGTCTTAGCAAAACTAGAGGGAACTCTTGTTTTTTTAATGGGAGTCAAAAATTTAGATAAGATTGTAAACGGTCTCATACAATATGGAAGAGATCCTGAAACACCGATTGCTATCATTGAAAAAGGAGCCACAGAACAACAAAAAGTTCATGTTGGAACACTAAAAAATATCGTTACTCTTGCCAAAGAAAGAGATGTCAAAGCTCCTGCTATTATTATCATTGGGGAAGTAGTCTCCCTGCAAGAGAAATTAAATTGGTTTGAAGCAACGAAAAAGAAAAAAATTTTAGTCACTCGTGATATAAAACAAGCTCCAGATTTTTCTGAAAAGCTGCAAAAACATGGATTTTTTCCAATTGAATTTCCTCTTTTAGAAATTCAAAAGCATACTCTTTCTTTTTTGAAAGACTTCTTTCAAAAATACTCTGTGATATTATTCAATTCTCCCAATGGAATTCGATACTTTCTAGAAGCCATTCCGGATTTACGAATGATTGCTCATTGCAAAATTGGAGTCGTAGGTAGAAAAACAAGAGAAGTTGCAGAGTCTTACAAATTGATTCCGGATTTTATGCCAAAAGAATATTGTGTCCATGAATTAGCCAAACTCTCGAAAGAATATTCACAAGAAGGAGACCATATTTTAATTTTCACATCGGATATTTCCCCTTGTGATTGTGAAAAATATTCCAAAGAATACAATAGAAAATATGAAAAATTTGTTCTTTATTCTACTTCTAAAAAAGAGTATAGTAAAGAAGAAATGGAACAAAAAATAAAAGAAGTCGATATCATTACCTTATTAAGTTCTTCTACCGTAGAAGCTTTGTATGAAAACTTAGAAGGAGATTTATCCATTTTAGAAGGAAAACAAATTGCTTCTATTGGTCCTGTAACTTCAAAAACTCTAAGAAAATATGGATTTACTGTGGACTATGAAGCAACTATTTACGATACCAACGGTCTAGTTGAAATATTAAAGGAGGCTAACAATGTTTCAAAGAACTAG
- the hemB gene encoding porphobilinogen synthase: MFQRTRRLRSSAILREMLQNVHLSLQDLIYPIFVEEGENKKEEISSMPGQYRYSIDRLPELLEDCRELGIKALLLFGIPNHKDEVGSEAYHSHGIVQKALQFIKENYGDQFLLITDVCMCEYTSHGHCGILHEKEVDNDTTLQFLSKIALSHAQAGADIVAPSDMMDGRVQAIRATLDENGFSYIPIMAYSVKYASSFYGPFRDAADSAPSFGDRKSYQMDFQNDKEFYQEVLSDMEEGADFIMVKPGMPYLDVLHAVKERISLPLVSYQVSGEYSMIKAAALQGWIDEKKIVLESMLAFKRAGADLIITYYALEIAAWLKENRK; this comes from the coding sequence ATGTTTCAAAGAACTAGAAGACTACGTTCTTCTGCAATCCTACGAGAAATGTTACAAAATGTTCATCTATCTTTACAGGATTTAATTTATCCTATTTTTGTAGAAGAAGGAGAGAATAAAAAAGAAGAAATCTCTTCTATGCCAGGACAATATCGATATTCTATTGATAGACTTCCTGAATTATTGGAAGATTGTCGTGAATTAGGAATCAAAGCTTTACTATTGTTTGGAATTCCTAATCATAAAGATGAAGTAGGAAGTGAAGCTTATCATAGCCATGGCATTGTACAAAAAGCTCTACAATTTATCAAAGAAAATTATGGAGATCAATTTTTACTGATTACCGATGTCTGCATGTGTGAATATACCTCACATGGTCATTGTGGAATTTTACATGAAAAGGAAGTAGATAATGATACTACTCTTCAATTTCTATCAAAAATTGCTCTCTCTCATGCACAAGCAGGAGCTGATATTGTAGCTCCTTCGGATATGATGGATGGAAGAGTTCAAGCAATTCGAGCGACTTTGGATGAAAATGGTTTCTCCTATATTCCTATTATGGCATATTCTGTAAAATATGCTTCTTCCTTCTATGGACCCTTTCGAGATGCCGCAGATTCTGCTCCCAGCTTTGGGGATCGAAAATCCTATCAAATGGATTTTCAAAATGATAAAGAATTTTATCAAGAAGTTCTATCGGATATGGAAGAGGGAGCTGACTTTATTATGGTAAAACCCGGTATGCCTTATTTAGATGTTTTACATGCTGTAAAAGAACGAATTTCTTTACCTCTTGTAAGCTATCAAGTCAGTGGAGAATACTCTATGATCAAGGCTGCGGCACTGCAAGGATGGATTGATGAAAAGAAAATCGTATTAGAAAGTATGCTGGCTTTTAAACGAGCCGGAGCTGATTTAATCATTACTTATTACGCTTTAGAAATTGCTGCATGGTTAAAGGAGAACAGAAAATGA
- the hemL gene encoding glutamate-1-semialdehyde 2,1-aminomutase, which translates to MKQENSKKYFEEACQYIPGGVNSPVRAFQSVHREAPIFAKKAKGAYLWDEDNNRYLDYICSWGPMILGHNPDFVLQGVQEAILSGSSFGLPTQKEVELAKLIVQSVPCIEKVRLTTSGTEATMSAVRLSRAYTKRNKIIKFEGCYHGHSDALLVKSGSGLLTQGFQDSNGIPQSVLQDTITIPFGNKEKTLEYLQTKEIACIIVEPIPANMGVIESQKDFLQFLREETQNYGSLLIFDEVISGFRVALGGAQEYFKITPDLCTLGKIIGGGYPVGAFGGKEEIMNLIAPLGQVYHAGTLSGNPISVRAGYETLSYLMQHKSSIYLNITKKTEFLVKEIEKLIQKYEIPAVVQSMPSLFTIFFSKKEKVTNLEDALSSNVDFFTIYFNTLLENGILAPPSQFEAHFISHAHSEDDLKKTLKVIELAFQKIHEVM; encoded by the coding sequence ATGAAACAAGAAAATTCTAAAAAATATTTTGAAGAAGCTTGTCAATATATTCCCGGAGGAGTGAATAGCCCTGTAAGAGCTTTTCAATCGGTACATCGAGAAGCTCCTATTTTTGCAAAAAAAGCAAAGGGAGCATATCTTTGGGATGAAGACAATAATCGATACCTGGACTATATCTGCTCTTGGGGACCTATGATTTTAGGTCACAACCCTGATTTTGTTTTACAAGGTGTACAGGAGGCTATCCTATCCGGAAGCTCATTTGGACTTCCTACCCAAAAAGAAGTAGAGCTTGCAAAACTCATTGTACAAAGTGTTCCCTGTATCGAAAAAGTTCGACTTACGACCTCAGGAACAGAAGCAACCATGTCAGCCGTTCGACTTTCGAGAGCCTATACCAAACGAAATAAAATTATTAAATTTGAAGGCTGTTATCATGGACATTCTGATGCTCTTTTAGTAAAATCCGGTTCCGGATTATTAACACAAGGCTTCCAAGACAGTAACGGAATTCCACAATCTGTCTTACAGGATACCATTACCATTCCTTTTGGAAACAAGGAAAAAACCTTAGAATACTTACAAACAAAAGAAATCGCTTGTATTATTGTAGAGCCTATTCCCGCAAATATGGGAGTTATAGAAAGCCAAAAAGATTTCTTACAATTTCTTCGGGAAGAAACTCAAAACTATGGAAGCTTATTGATTTTTGATGAAGTCATCTCCGGATTTCGAGTTGCTTTAGGAGGAGCTCAAGAATATTTTAAAATTACTCCTGACCTTTGTACTCTAGGAAAAATTATTGGAGGTGGCTATCCTGTAGGAGCCTTTGGTGGAAAAGAAGAAATTATGAATCTAATCGCTCCTCTTGGACAAGTATACCATGCAGGAACTCTATCCGGAAACCCAATTTCTGTGAGAGCCGGTTATGAAACCCTTTCTTATTTAATGCAACATAAATCTAGCATTTATTTAAATATTACAAAGAAAACAGAATTTTTAGTCAAAGAAATTGAAAAGTTAATTCAAAAATATGAGATTCCTGCTGTGGTACAGAGTATGCCTTCTCTCTTTACAATTTTCTTTTCTAAAAAAGAAAAAGTTACAAATTTGGAAGATGCTCTCTCTTCAAATGTAGACTTCTTTACCATTTATTTTAATACTCTACTGGAGAATGGAATCTTGGCACCTCCTTCACAATTTGAGGCCCATTTTATATCCCATGCCCATAGTGAAGACGATTTGAAAAAAACACTCAAAGTGATAGAACTTGCTTTTCAAAAAATTCACGAGGTAATGTAG
- a CDS encoding RidA family protein, translated as MKKIIHTEKAPAALGPYSQAIEANGVLYVSGQIPFVPATMTLVSDDVQAQTRQSLENIGAILAEAGYTFNDVVKASVFIKDMNDFTKINEVYNEYLGEAKPARACVEVARLPKDVKVEIEVIATK; from the coding sequence ATGAAAAAAATTATTCACACAGAAAAAGCACCTGCAGCTTTAGGACCATACTCTCAAGCGATTGAAGCTAACGGAGTACTTTATGTTTCAGGACAAATTCCATTTGTTCCGGCAACTATGACTTTGGTTTCTGATGATGTTCAAGCTCAAACAAGACAATCATTGGAAAACATTGGAGCTATCCTAGCAGAAGCCGGATATACTTTTAACGATGTTGTAAAAGCATCTGTATTTATCAAAGACATGAATGATTTTACAAAAATCAACGAAGTGTATAACGAATACCTTGGAGAAGCAAAACCGGCAAGAGCTTGTGTTGAAGTTGCTAGACTTCCAAAAGATGTAAAAGTGGAAATTGAAGTAATCGCTACAAAATAG